A single region of the Sorghum bicolor cultivar BTx623 chromosome 7, Sorghum_bicolor_NCBIv3, whole genome shotgun sequence genome encodes:
- the LOC8080652 gene encoding protein Brevis radix-like 1, with amino-acid sequence MLTCIACSKHLPGGAPPLREPPEEEEEEDDDDHHAIAGGAGESATTPGTRHAVKSLTAQIKDMALKASGAYRHCKPCAGSSSPAASRRQQPYYHGAYAESRSDRFHYAYQCAGSSAASTPRLRTGGAMSSGDVTPSVSARTDFLAGDEDEEETAAGSSEEDEAKEWVAQVEPGVLITFLSLPRGGNGLKRIRFSREMFNKWQAQRWWTENYEKVMELYNVQKFDSQAASLPSIPRSENESSKDDNSATAPLNKGQLLDTLHRPLKVSGAIGYSSSDCLQHQPNHLGNIYRQDRYLGHQCCDSVGLASTPKLSSISGAKTETSIDASVRTSSSPEEVDRSGELSASVSNASDQEREWVEEDEPGVYITIRALPGGIRELRRVRFSRERFNEMHARLWWEENRARIHDQYL; translated from the exons ATGCTCACGTGCATCGCGTGCTCCAAGCACCTCCCGGGCGGCGCGCCGCCGCTGCGCGAGCCgccggaagaggaggaggaggaggacgacgacgaccaccACGCCATCGCCGGAGGCGCCGGTGAATCGGCGACGACGCCCGGCACGAGGCACGCCGTCAAGTCGCTCACCGCCCAG ATCAAGGACATGGCGCTGAAGGCGTCGGGCGCGTACCGGCACTGCAAGCCGTGCGCCGGGTCGTCGTCCCCGGCGGCGTCGCGGCGGCAGCAACCGTACTACCACGGCGCGTACGCGGAGTCCAGGTCCGACCGCTTCCACTACGCGTACCAGTGCGCCGGCAGCTCCGCAGCATCGACGCCGAGGCTGCGCACGGGGGGCGCGATGTCCAGCGGTGACGTCACGCCGTCGGTCAGCGCGCGCACTGACTTCCTCGCCGGCGATGAGGATGAAGAGGAAACGGCGGCTGGCAGCAGCGAGGAGGATGAGGCGAAGGAGTGGGTCGCCCAGGTGGAACCCGGGGTGCTCATCACCTTCCTCTCGCTGCCACGGGGCGGCAATGGTCTGAAGCGCATCCGATTCAG CCGTGAAATGTTCAACAAATGGCAAGCACAAAGATGGTGGACTGAAAATTACGAGAAGGTCATGGAGCTTTACAACGTTCAGAAGTTTGACAGTCAAGCTGCTTCTCTGCCAAGCATTCCAAGGTCTGAAAATGAG AGCTCCAAAGACGATAACTCAGCTACAGCTCCACTTAACAAGGGGCAACTACTAGATACTTTGCACAGACCACTAAAAGTTAGTGGAGCCATAGGATATTCATCTTCAGATTGTCTTCAGCACCAACCCAATCATCTTGGCAACATTTACCGCCAAGACCGCTACCTTGGGCACCAATGTTGTGATTCAGTTGGACTGGCATCAACGCCTAAGTTATCAAGCATTAGTGGAGCAAAGACAGAAACTTCTATTGATGCATCAGTGAGGACAAGCTCATCTCCTGAAGAGGTGGATCGATCAGGTGAACTTTCAGCCTCTGTTAGCAACGCAAGTGACCAAGAGAGGGAATGGGTAGAAGAGGACGAGCCTGGTGTGTATATTACTATTCGAGCTTTGCCTGGTGGCATCAGAGAACTACGTCGCGTCAGATTCAG CCGGGAGAGATTCAATGAGATGCATGCCAGGTTGTGGTGGGAAGAAAACCGAGCGAGGATACATGATCAATATCTCTGA
- the LOC8083510 gene encoding uncharacterized protein LOC8083510, with translation MGTLVGHVAPGVCFIVVGLWHLYSHIRLFLLRPASYVAPVWFPVRGARHLELSLVIAGAVASILMELVVGPARHQPFDSDGTVPSDHLHNFEHASISLALLVYAASAILLDGACAARHRAPPCRAGDAVSQLAAAAAFAQELMLFHLHSADHVGVEGQYHLLLQGVVAVTLATTVLGVAAPRSFAVSLVRSASLLLQGVWFVAMGVMLWTPALLPKGCVLSHEDGHDVARCRDDDGALARAKALVNLQFSWYLSATVVLVVALYHRMCSLYKEEPRYVPQVRGNDHGEEDDDDDDGEENDDVETAKGGSGRVFGEAAPMEISRP, from the coding sequence ATGGGCACGCTCGTCGGCCACGTCGCACCGGGCGTGTGCTTCATCGTCGTCGGCCTATGGCACCTCTACAGCCACATCAGGCTCTTCCTCCTGCGCCCCGCCTCCTACGTCGCGCCCGTATGGTTCCCCGTGCGCGGCGCGCGCCACCTGGAGCTCAGCCTCGTCATCGCCGGCGCCGTCGCGTCCATCCTCATGGAGCTCGTCGTCGGCCCAGCGAGGCACCAGCCGTTCGACTCCGACGGCACGGTTCCCTCCGACCACCTCCACAACTTCGAGCACGCGTCCATCTCGCTCGCGCTGCTTGTctacgccgcgtccgccatccTCCTCGACGGCGCCTGCGCCGCCCGGCACCGGGCGCCGCCGTGCCGGGCCGGGGACGCGGTGTCccagctcgccgccgccgcggcgttcGCGCAGGAGCTGATGCTGTTCCACCTGCACTCGGCGGACCACGTGGGCGTGGAGGGCCAGTACCACCTCCTCCTGCAGGGCGTCGTCGCCGTCACGCTCGCCACGACGGTCCTCGGCGTCGCCGCGCCCCGGAGCTTCGCGGTGAGCCTGGTGCGGTCGGCGAGCCTGCTGCTTCAGGGCGTCTGGTTCGTGGCCATGGGTGTCATGCTGTGGACGCCCGCGCTCCTGCCCAAGGGTTGCGTCCTGAGCCACGAGGACGGGCACGACGTAGCGCGGTgccgcgacgacgacggcgcgcTCGCCCGCGCCAAGGCGCTCGTCAACCTGCAGTTCAGCTGGTACCTGTCCGCCACCGTCGTGCTCGTCGTCGCGCTCTACCACCGGATGTGCAGCCTCTACAAGGAGGAGCCGCGGTACGTGCCGCAGGTTAGGGGAAACGACCAtggagaagaagatgatgatgatgacgacggcGAAGAGAACGACGACGTCGAGACAGCGAAAGGCGGCTCCGGGCGTGTGTTCGGCGAAGCGGCGCCGATGGAGATATCACGGCCATAA